The nucleotide sequence CATGCACCTTGTTTCTGCAAAGCTTGTCATTATGGCTAATAGGCCTTTTTTTCCTATGTAATGCTTGTGACATGTCTGGACTAAACATTCTGCATGTGCTTCAAGTTATTTGATTTGACATGATCTGTAACCGTTCTCCTCAGGAGCCGTGAATTTCTTTGGCAAGAAGGCCATACAGTTTTTGCAACTAAAGAGGAGGCAGATGAAGAGGTATTACATCCTCCGTTCCTGAATGCATGGCATGTTGAGTATTTATTAGGCCATATATACACTTTAACCAAGATACAAGCAAATAAGACTGCACTACCTATTTATTAGGCCACTTATCACTATTAGGAGGCAGGTAATTTCGTTTGTAGTAATAAATGACATTAGAATTTGGAAATAACCAAATGGAGGGTATATACTCGTTGAAAATGTAAGCTATGGAAACTTGGATCAGCATTTTGACCTTGTGTAAATTACACAACGCCACACACCCATAACTTTACTTGTAAGCTCTAAGTTGTTATTCTGCTTGCAAAACTATTTAAGTCAATCCTCATGGGTCGGAGTAACACTTATGGCAATGTTAAATATCAAAAGGATAACCAGTCATTTATGGCAATGTTTATCAGGTCCTCCAAATATTGGAACTCTACAGGAGAATATatgaagaatttttagcagttcCAGTGTCCAAAGGGAGGAAAAGTGAGATGGAAAAGTTTGCTGGTGGACTTTATACAACCAGTGTGGAGGTATGGATAAGAAACTGCTTGCTGCATGTAGCTTTTTCGAATCTATCCTGGTAAGAATACAAGTGCTATTTTCATTTACTGCAAGATTAAAGTTTATCGGTTGTTTTTCTTTAGGCCTTCATTCCAAATACTGGCCGTGGTATACAAGGTGCAACTTCCCATTGTCTTGGTCAAAACTTTGCAAAGATGTTTGATATCACTTTTGAGAATGAAAAGGGTGAACGGTCCATGGTGTGGCAGAACTCTTGGGCATACACTACCCGCTCGGTAATTCTTGTATTTCTTTTACTCGAAATGGATTTTGCTGGGATCCTTTTTTTTATTGCTAAAGTTTTGGAAGTGGCATCACTTTTTGAATCATATTGGTGCGCTTACTGCTTATATATCCTGTTGTGATGTAAACGTTCCAATAAGCTTATAAGTTTGATCATAAAAGATCAAATGTTGGAGAATAGGTTCATGGTAAAGAAGTATAGTGTTAATTTTGCGAAGGCATTGACAGAATGATAAATATGAAGTACTAGTGTGGGGAATGCCAGTATACACCTCGATGTATTTTTCTTTCCAAAATGTATAGGTTTCATTTAGAGGAATCTCGAAAGACAGGAGCTCTACAATTTACGAGTAGAAATTGACTTTGCCTAGTTTACTAGGGAAAGACGTGCAATAACCAGTAGAATGGGCCCCTGCCCCAACAATGGGTATATTGTATGTAATGTAATTAATCTAATTTTGCAGTTCCATGTAATTCTATGTATATCATGTATAGAGTTGCCTAACTCAAAACAAGGCCTGATCCATTGTTTTTTTGATGAAAATCATGATGACCAGTCTTCTTTTTTTGTTCTATCCATTGTTTTGTTGAGAACTTAGTGTGCCCTAATACCAAGCACTTGGGAGGTACTGCCAATATAAgatcgtttttttttttgagaaaacgcaAATAGCCTTTGCGTTTCATTGCATTGGAAAAGCTATGTTAGCTtgaaaaatgatcttatattgtgggacagagggagtagcttttaATACTAGCCCAAAGTGTTGGCAATAGCCATGTGTTCCAACTTTTTGGCTATATCATGATTTTGTTTGTTAAAATATCACATAGTATATTATTTTGTGTATGTGATTTTTCAGTCGCTGAATGTTCTGTTTAGTTATGCTTCCATTTGTAATATGTAGGCTTTATGCTGTTATTGCAGATTGGAGTCATGATAATGACACATGGTGATGACAAGGGCTTAGTGCTGCCGCCAAAGGTGGCACCTATCCAGGTCATTGTTATTCCTGTGCCATTTAAAGATGCTGACACAACAGCTATTAAAGGGGCGTGTGAGTCGGCCGTTTACACCTTGAACCAAGCTGGGATTCGAGCAGATTTGGATGCTCGTGAAAACTACTCTCCAGGTTGGAAATATTCTCAATGGGAAATGAAAGGTGTTCCTTTGAGAATCGAGATAGGTCCAAAAGATCTGGCGAACAAGCAGGTACTGGTTATTGACTCTTAATCATGTGAATAATTTGCTCCATAATTTGTCACATAGTATATTATTTTGTGTATGTGATTTTCATTTTGCACTCTACAAATATTCACAATTGGCACTATTGCCTTTCATATCCGTCATACAATTTTGCCACCTTATGACAGGTTGCTCTCCCCCCTCACATAGCATGTTTTCTTTTGTTCCTATTTGTTGAAGATGCTGGATGTTTTGCTTCTTTGACTTGTTCCTGAAGCCTAAGATGTGTGTATGCGCTTGTGTTCAAAATTTTATGAAAACGTCATACATTGCACTTAGGCCGTAACTACTTTTTTGCGTGGTGAAAGCAAGTGGCTAATGTTAACATACACATGTTAGAATTTAAGTACTAGGTATTTTTAACAACCGACCCGAAATTAAAATTTTCTCTTTAGCTGTTAAGAGTCCAATGAATTATGATAAACCTTTTGTCTACTGATTCTCACCTGTATCCTGTTTGTTTTGTTCTCTTACTGGGTTTTGGCAATTTTGAGTGTTGAGACGGTTAGCAAACTATTTTTTTAGAACCCTTTTATAATTGAATGTCAAAATAGAAGGGAATCATTGACTCGTTGTGCATCTGTGCTATTGTTTTCTTCACATCATTCTTATTTAATAATACTTGATATTCTAAAAGATACTACATGTTCTGAATAATCAGGAATAAGCATTCATGTGTACTGAATAAGCCATTTGTTCTACAAATTCTTTGTACGAAATATCTTTAGTTGCTGACTATTGTTTAGATCTAAAGCTGCATGGACTGATTTCTCCTTTAAGAATAGATTCAGTGGGATATCTTAGGCAGAGGAATTTAGAGTTATTTTGACTTGCCTGATTAACCATATGATTTCGCCCACAAACTGGTTCATCTTTGGAGGATTAGATTTATGCAGAATTGTAGCAAAGATTCAAAGCCCTTAATTTCTTATCATTTCATGAACTTCCATTTGGCAGAGGAATGGAATATAATGTTTTGTATTTACAGGTGCGTATTGTCCGACGAGACAATGGTACAAAGGTTGATATTCCTTCAACCGACTTGGTTGAGCAGGTTAGAGTGTTGCTGGATGGGATTCAAGTAAACTTGTTGGAAACAGCAAAAGCAAAAAGAGATGCATGCATTGAAATCATCAGCACCTGGGATGAATTCATAGCGGCTCTCAACAACAAAAAGTTGATCTTGGCTCCATGGTGTGATGAAGAGGTATTTTATTTCCTGCCCTACATTTTTGCTATTCCCCTCCCACCCTGATATTTTTCAGTCAGTTACTTAATAACTAATAGGAACTAATGACTATGGCACACATGTTGGTATCTAGCGTTTGTTCTATGCACTTTACTATACTGCAAAGCTGGTCGTAGTAGGAGTAATGGGATGTGCACATTTGTGCAGAACTGTTTTGATACTTGTATAGCTAAACCTTGATATTATATAAAACTCCAAAAAGTTGGTTAAACTGAAGCTAATGCATGGAGGAGGAAGTTCTAGTTTCAGTTTGCTCATCACCTGATAGCTCCATTTACAATCCAGGCATACATAAGATTCAGAGCACCCCTCCTTTGTTAGGTCACTTATTGCTCTTGGATGCTGTTTGTGCTCTCTAGTTCATATTAGTAAATGCTGTTGTTAATTACCATGATCCTCATGAACGGGAGGCGGAAAAATTATTTCAAATCATATTAACCGCAGGATGACTTGTTCGAGTGGAGGACTAGCATTTGGCACAAATTCTATGTTGCTGTTGTTAATTGCAAACTCTGGCATGTTTAGCATACAATTCCTTCCCTTGTGCTGTGCAGGAGGTCGAGAAGGACGTGAAAGCTCGGACCAAAGGTGAACTTGGGGCTGCGAAAACATTGTGTACTCCATTTGACCAGCCAGATCTTCCTTCCGGTACGCTATGCAGACAGCAGTGCTTTTATTTCGTTCTGATTTCTCTTTTGCTGTGCTTCTTGCAAATGATGCTTCCATACAAGATGCACTAACATTGACATTGATGTTCTGCACAAAACTTCAGGAACCGTGTGCTTTGCTTCCGGAAAGCCTGCTCAAAAGTGGTCATTCTGGGGTCGCAGCTATTGATCTCTGTGTTATGTCACCTATACATTGCCATTTTCGTGGATCTTTTGGTCTGGCAAAGCTGTTTATTATACTACCTGATTTTTGAGTAATGCATTCGTATGATACCTGTAACTGCGGATTGGTTGTCCATTTGCTGATCAGTTCGGTGCCGAGAAATATACATTGTTAATGTTGAGGATATTACTTATCGTTAGCGTTTCATCGGctggggattagagattaatcagAAATCGGCTGATTAATCAATTTTATCGATCGGCTATTAATTGACTTACTTTTTTTGCAAATCCTGGGTTCCTAGCACTAAAATATGCTATATTTTACAAAAAACACTACTGGATAGAATTGTTACACTTGCCTTGGAATCCTTGTACAATGACAAATAAAGTAGgaccctccgttctgaattacttgtcgcaagtatggatgtatatagatgtattttagttttagatacatccatttctgtgacgagtaatttggaacggagggagtatattatagtACATAACAAGGTCCAATTTTTTTTAAACATAGTTCTTGCACATATGGTGCTAGGAATATGCCTGATCTGTCGATGTATTGTCAATAAATTGCTTGTCAGAGTTATAAGTAGGCCCTATAGATAAACGGTGATGA is from Triticum aestivum cultivar Chinese Spring chromosome 3A, IWGSC CS RefSeq v2.1, whole genome shotgun sequence and encodes:
- the LOC123063035 gene encoding proline--tRNA ligase, cytoplasmic; its protein translation is MSTNKGGGGGKKKKEVKKETKLGMGYKKDDNFGEWYSEVVVNSEMIEYYDISGCYILRPWAMEIWELLKEFFDSEIKKLKLKPYYFPLFVTENVLQKEKDHIEGFAPEVAWVTKSGKSDLEAPIAIRPTSETVMYPYFSKWIRSHRDLPLKCNQWCNVVRWEFSNPTPFIRSREFLWQEGHTVFATKEEADEEVLQILELYRRIYEEFLAVPVSKGRKSEMEKFAGGLYTTSVEAFIPNTGRGIQGATSHCLGQNFAKMFDITFENEKGERSMVWQNSWAYTTRSIGVMIMTHGDDKGLVLPPKVAPIQVIVIPVPFKDADTTAIKGACESAVYTLNQAGIRADLDARENYSPGWKYSQWEMKGVPLRIEIGPKDLANKQVRIVRRDNGTKVDIPSTDLVEQVRVLLDGIQVNLLETAKAKRDACIEIISTWDEFIAALNNKKLILAPWCDEEEVEKDVKARTKGELGAAKTLCTPFDQPDLPSGTVCFASGKPAQKWSFWGRSY